From one Lysinibacillus sp. G4S2 genomic stretch:
- the argJ gene encoding bifunctional glutamate N-acetyltransferase/amino-acid acetyltransferase ArgJ — MTLLASTNIMKKLSSKNIVSPKGFKAAGLHCGLKHKKKDLAVLFSEVPASVAGVFTTNAVQAAPLKVTKEVVYTTKKMQAMIVNSGNANACTGKQGVKDALTMQSLMAEKLGIDANLVGVCSTGVIGEIMNMEPVANGINQLEPMDNLENAIDFAQAIMTTDTVMKNTSYSTIVNGKEVIIAGVAKGSGMIEPNMATMLGFITTDANIESDVLQLALSDITNMTFNAITVDGDTSTNDTVVIMANGLAGNEALTPAHPDWQNFYYTLKTVAQDLAKMIAKDGEGATKLIEVEVVGAISDEEARKIAKTVVGSPLVKTAVFGCDANWGRIIAAVGYSGATVDPDKITIQIGGATMVEKGEPVPFSEDELIQILKMNEVKIYVSLGMGEGKGHAWGCDLTYDYVQINASYRS, encoded by the coding sequence ATGACATTACTAGCATCAACAAATATTATGAAAAAATTATCAAGTAAAAATATTGTTTCACCAAAGGGCTTTAAAGCTGCGGGTTTACATTGTGGATTAAAACATAAGAAAAAAGATTTAGCTGTGTTATTCAGTGAAGTACCAGCAAGTGTTGCAGGTGTATTTACAACGAACGCTGTGCAGGCAGCACCTTTAAAAGTAACGAAAGAGGTTGTGTACACAACGAAGAAAATGCAGGCGATGATTGTTAATTCCGGAAATGCTAATGCTTGTACAGGAAAGCAAGGTGTGAAGGATGCGCTAACAATGCAGTCCCTTATGGCAGAAAAGCTCGGCATCGATGCGAATCTGGTAGGGGTTTGCTCAACAGGTGTCATCGGTGAAATTATGAATATGGAGCCAGTGGCAAATGGGATAAATCAGTTAGAGCCAATGGATAATTTAGAAAATGCTATTGATTTTGCACAAGCGATTATGACAACAGATACGGTTATGAAAAACACAAGTTATAGCACGATTGTTAATGGTAAAGAGGTTATTATCGCAGGGGTTGCAAAAGGTTCGGGTATGATTGAACCAAATATGGCAACGATGCTAGGTTTTATAACGACAGATGCAAATATTGAATCAGATGTCTTACAGTTAGCATTATCTGATATTACAAATATGACTTTTAATGCAATTACGGTTGATGGCGATACATCTACAAATGACACAGTAGTTATAATGGCAAACGGCTTAGCAGGTAATGAAGCTTTAACTCCTGCCCATCCAGATTGGCAAAACTTCTACTATACATTGAAAACAGTAGCACAAGATTTAGCAAAAATGATTGCCAAAGATGGTGAGGGGGCAACAAAGCTAATTGAGGTTGAAGTTGTAGGGGCAATTTCGGATGAAGAGGCACGTAAAATTGCTAAAACCGTAGTAGGTTCTCCACTTGTGAAAACGGCAGTATTTGGCTGTGATGCGAACTGGGGCCGTATTATTGCTGCAGTAGGCTACAGTGGTGCAACAGTTGATCCGGATAAAATTACGATCCAAATTGGTGGCGCAACAATGGTCGAAAAAGGTGAGCCGGTTCCATTCTCAGAAGATGAATTAATTCAAATTTTAAAAATGAATGAAGTGAAAATCTATGTGTCACTTGGTATGGGTGAGGGCAAGGGGCATGCTTGGGGATGTGATCTAACTTATGACTACGTTCAAATCAATGCATCATACCGCTCGTAA
- the argC gene encoding N-acetyl-gamma-glutamyl-phosphate reductase, translating to MKVGIVGATGYGGLELIRFLHNHKAVERIDLFTSSEEGVIFSSKFGHLVHIADTPLQKIDYEALEKFDVVFTSTPSGVTSELLPPLVGKGPKLIDLSGDFRLKDPASYENWYGKKAAPLDIIQQSVYGLTEWNAEHVQHASLIANPGCYPTAVLLSLLPLLKERLIDPSFLVIDAKSGISGAGNKPSQTTHFSEANESFSIYKTNTHQHIPEIEQSIAMFAGVDTTISFNTHLVPMTRGILSTSYAPVMPGVTEKQLVACLQNTYEKHPFVRIVTDVNSLGTNRVKGSNYCDIFVKVDSRTNRATIVGVIDNLVKGAAGQAIQNMNVQFDLPQTTGLDVVPFFI from the coding sequence TTGAAAGTAGGAATTGTAGGTGCAACCGGATATGGTGGATTAGAACTTATTCGATTTTTACATAATCATAAAGCAGTGGAGCGGATCGATTTATTCACATCTTCAGAAGAAGGTGTCATTTTTTCTTCTAAGTTTGGTCATCTCGTTCATATTGCCGATACACCATTACAAAAAATTGATTATGAGGCTTTGGAGAAATTTGATGTTGTTTTTACAAGTACGCCTTCTGGGGTGACAAGTGAGCTATTACCTCCATTGGTAGGGAAAGGTCCTAAGTTAATAGACTTGTCCGGGGACTTCCGTTTAAAAGATCCAGCAAGCTATGAAAATTGGTATGGTAAAAAAGCGGCACCATTGGACATCATCCAACAAAGTGTTTATGGCTTAACTGAATGGAATGCAGAGCATGTTCAACATGCATCTCTTATCGCAAATCCTGGGTGCTATCCAACAGCGGTTTTGCTTTCGTTGTTGCCGTTGCTAAAAGAGCGATTGATTGATCCGAGCTTTTTAGTGATTGATGCAAAAAGCGGGATTTCAGGAGCTGGCAATAAGCCTTCACAAACGACGCATTTTAGTGAGGCGAATGAAAGCTTCTCCATCTATAAAACGAATACACATCAGCATATACCAGAAATTGAACAGTCCATTGCTATGTTTGCAGGTGTCGATACAACCATTTCTTTTAATACTCATTTAGTGCCAATGACAAGAGGGATTTTATCGACCTCATATGCGCCTGTTATGCCTGGTGTCACAGAGAAGCAGTTAGTAGCTTGTTTACAGAATACTTATGAAAAGCATCCGTTCGTGCGTATTGTTACAGATGTCAATAGCCTAGGAACAAACCGTGTCAAAGGTTCGAACTATTGCGATATTTTCGTGAAAGTTGATAGCCGTACAAATCGTGCCACAATTGTAGGCGTCATCGATAATTTGGTCAAAGGCGCTGCAGGGCAAGCCATTCAAAATATGAACGTTCAATTTGATTTACCGCAAACGACAGGACTGGATGTCGTACCGTTCTTTATTTAA
- a CDS encoding 6-phospho-beta-glucosidase, with product MSNLVFPKDFLWGGAIAANQVEGASFKDGKGLTIVDLLPTGQKRWEVMTGQINSFQPIEGEYYPSHEAIDFYHHFKEDIALFAEMGFKALRVSVAWGRIFPNGDEEQANEAGLQFYDNLFDELIKHGIEPVVTIAHFDVPVHLIETYGSWRNRKMVHFFETYATTLFTRYKDKVKYWMTFNEINMLLHAPFLGAGLVFKEGENKQQIQYQAAHHQLVASALAVKACHEIIPNAKIGCMLAAGSFYPNTCHPNDVLSAIEKDRESYFFIDVQSRGQYPSYAKRIFKDHDLTIEMEKEDEELLKNHTVDYIGFSYYATRVTSTDPEVLKNTTSGNIFDSVENPYLEKSEWGWTIDPKGFRITANQLYDRYQKPLFVVENGLGAVDKVTPEGEINDDYRIDYLRKHIAEMAEAIKDGVEIIGYTSWGPIDLVSASTGEMKKRYGYIYVDKDNEGEGSLKRMKKKSFHWYKKVIASNGENLD from the coding sequence ATGTCTAATTTAGTATTTCCTAAAGACTTTTTATGGGGCGGTGCGATCGCTGCCAATCAGGTTGAAGGTGCTTCTTTTAAAGATGGAAAGGGATTAACTATTGTTGATTTGCTACCGACCGGCCAAAAACGCTGGGAAGTGATGACTGGACAAATCAATTCCTTTCAACCAATCGAAGGAGAATACTACCCTTCCCATGAGGCGATCGATTTTTATCATCATTTTAAAGAGGATATTGCTTTGTTTGCAGAAATGGGATTCAAAGCGCTACGTGTTTCCGTGGCTTGGGGACGAATTTTCCCAAATGGTGATGAGGAGCAAGCAAATGAGGCTGGCTTGCAGTTTTATGATAATTTATTCGACGAACTTATAAAACATGGAATTGAACCCGTCGTGACGATTGCTCATTTTGATGTACCTGTTCACTTGATCGAAACGTATGGCAGTTGGCGAAATCGAAAAATGGTCCATTTTTTTGAAACGTACGCAACAACTCTTTTTACTAGATACAAGGATAAAGTAAAGTACTGGATGACATTTAATGAAATCAATATGCTTCTGCATGCACCATTTTTAGGCGCTGGTCTTGTTTTTAAAGAGGGAGAGAATAAACAACAAATTCAATATCAAGCAGCACATCATCAGCTTGTCGCATCTGCACTTGCTGTTAAAGCTTGTCATGAAATTATACCGAATGCAAAAATCGGCTGTATGTTAGCAGCGGGATCTTTCTATCCAAATACATGTCATCCGAATGATGTTTTGAGTGCGATAGAAAAAGACCGTGAGTCCTATTTCTTCATTGATGTGCAATCACGAGGCCAATACCCAAGCTATGCAAAGCGCATTTTTAAAGATCACGATTTGACGATTGAAATGGAAAAAGAGGATGAAGAACTTCTGAAAAATCATACCGTTGATTACATCGGGTTCAGCTATTACGCAACCAGGGTAACAAGCACGGATCCTGAAGTATTGAAAAATACGACAAGTGGGAATATATTTGATTCTGTTGAAAATCCGTATTTAGAAAAGTCGGAATGGGGTTGGACGATTGATCCTAAAGGTTTCCGGATTACAGCGAATCAGTTATACGATCGCTATCAAAAGCCTTTATTTGTGGTTGAAAATGGTCTTGGTGCTGTCGATAAAGTAACTCCTGAAGGCGAAATTAATGACGATTATCGAATTGACTACTTAAGAAAACACATTGCGGAAATGGCTGAAGCAATCAAGGATGGCGTGGAGATAATCGGGTATACAAGTTGGGGACCGATCGATCTGGTCAGTGCTTCTACGGGTGAAATGAAAAAAAGGTATGGCTATATTTATGTTGACAAAGATAATGAAGGCGAGGGATCGCTAAAGAGAATGAAAAAGAAGAGCTTTCACTGGTACAAGAAAGTGATTGCATCCAACGGAGAAAATCTCGATTAA